The Girardinichthys multiradiatus isolate DD_20200921_A chromosome 6, DD_fGirMul_XY1, whole genome shotgun sequence genome window below encodes:
- the selenop2 gene encoding LOW QUALITY PROTEIN: selenoprotein Pb (The sequence of the model RefSeq protein was modified relative to this genomic sequence to represent the inferred CDS: inserted 1 base in 1 codon), whose product MPSLVLWLSAALPGLLWASQSTLLVXGDKNTSKICKPAPSWDINGRSPMQEQLGNVVVALLKASUHFCRVQASRIGRLRRKLTRSNLTEVSFMIVNEQDPVSRAMYWELKRKAPIEVPVYQQGANQSDVWEVLDGDKDDFLIYDRCGLLTFHIVLPFSFLYNPYVEAAIRATYLRDICNCSVSNQIRSTHMQTQGLEIKIVQIFSAHA is encoded by the exons ATGCCCTCTCTAGTGCTGTGGCTGAGTGCAGCCCTGCCAGGTCTGCTGTGGGCCTCCCAGTCTACTCTTTTAG GAGGGGACAAGAATACCTCCAAGATCTGCAAACCTGCCCCCTCCTGGGACATAAATGGCCGCTCGCCGATGCAAGAGCAGCTAGGAAATGTGGTGGTGGCTCTACTGAAGGCCAGCTGACATTTCTGTCGCGTTCAGGCGTCCAGG ATTGGACGCCTGCGCCGCAAACTCACTCGCAGCAACTTAACGGAGGTGTCCTTCATGATTGTAAATGAGCAAGATCCTGTATCCAGAGCCATGTACTGGGAGCTAAAGAGAAAAGCTCCCATTGAAGTCCCAGTGTATCAGCAGGGAGCTAATCAGAGTGATGTGTGGGAGGTGCTGGATGGCGACAAAGATGATTTCCTGATCTATGATAG atGTGGTCTTCTCACTTTCCACATTGTCCTGCCGTTCAGTTTCCTGTATAACCCATACGTAGAGGCTGCAATCAGAGCCACTTATCTGAGAGACATCTGCAACTGCTCTGTGAGTAATCAGATTAGAagcacacacatgcagacacaaGGGCTGGAAATAAAAATTGTTCAGATTTTCAGTGCTCACGCTTGA
- the elovl8a gene encoding ELOVL fatty acid elongase 8a isoform X1 — MTGCNVVTKWQKLQLFYQDILENGDKRTDSWLLVYSPVPITCIFLCYLIIIWVGPKLMANRQPVNLKPLLIVYNFAMVCLSAYMFYEFTASAWLARYSLLCQPVDYSNNPLALRMAKVCWWFYFSKVIELSDTIFFILRKKNSQLTFLHIYHHATMIFNWWAGVKYVAGGQSFLIGLINSLVHIVMYLYYGLAALGPHMNKYLWWKRYLTSLQLLQFFIVTMHTTCNLFADCDFPDSMNAVVLTYSLSLIVLFSNFYYQSYLTKKTKSI, encoded by the exons ATGACG GGTTGCAATGTTGTCACCAAGTGGCAGAAACTCCAGTTATTCTACCAAGACATTCTGGAAAACGGAG ACAAAAGGACAGACAGTTGGCTCCTGGTCTACTCCCCTGTGCCAATTACCTGTATATTCTTGTGCTACCTGATCATTATATGGGTGGGCCCAAAGTTGATGGCAAACAGGCAGCCCGTTAACCTCAAACCTCTCCTGATTGTTTATAATTTTGCCAtggtctgcctgtctgcctacATGTTCTATGAG TTCACAGCATCTGCTTGGTTGGCCAGATACAGTTTGCTGTGCCAGCCAGTTGACTACAGTAACAACCCATTGGCTCtaagg ATGGCCAAAGTGTGCTGGTGGTTTTACTTCTCAAAAGTCATAGAGCTCAGTGACACT ATATTTTTCATTCTGCGGAAGAAGAACAGTCAGCTGACGTTCCTTCATATCTATCATCATGCTACCATGATCTTTAACTGGTGGGCCGGAGTTAAATATGTAGCTGGGGGTCAGT CTTTCCTTATTGGTCTGATCAACTCCTTGGTCCACATAGTAATGTATTTGTACTATGGGCTTGCCGCTCTAGGACCACACATGAATAAGTACCTGTGGTGGAAACGATACCTTACCTCCCTGCAGCTG TTGCAGTTTTTCATAGTGACCATGCACACCACCTGCAACCTCTTTGCTGACTGCGACTTTCCTGACTCCATGAACGCGGTTGTGTTGACCTATTCTCTAAGCCTCATTGTTCTCTTCAGTAACTTTTACTACCAAAGCTACCTCACAAAGAAGACCAAAAGCATTTAG
- the elovl8a gene encoding ELOVL fatty acid elongase 8a isoform X2, with translation MTGCNVVTKWQKLQLFYQDILENGDKRTDSWLLVYSPVPITCIFLCYLIIIWVGPKLMANRQPVNLKPLLIVYNFAMVCLSAYMFYEFTASAWLARYSLLCQPVDYSNNPLALRIFFILRKKNSQLTFLHIYHHATMIFNWWAGVKYVAGGQSFLIGLINSLVHIVMYLYYGLAALGPHMNKYLWWKRYLTSLQLLQFFIVTMHTTCNLFADCDFPDSMNAVVLTYSLSLIVLFSNFYYQSYLTKKTKSI, from the exons ATGACG GGTTGCAATGTTGTCACCAAGTGGCAGAAACTCCAGTTATTCTACCAAGACATTCTGGAAAACGGAG ACAAAAGGACAGACAGTTGGCTCCTGGTCTACTCCCCTGTGCCAATTACCTGTATATTCTTGTGCTACCTGATCATTATATGGGTGGGCCCAAAGTTGATGGCAAACAGGCAGCCCGTTAACCTCAAACCTCTCCTGATTGTTTATAATTTTGCCAtggtctgcctgtctgcctacATGTTCTATGAG TTCACAGCATCTGCTTGGTTGGCCAGATACAGTTTGCTGTGCCAGCCAGTTGACTACAGTAACAACCCATTGGCTCtaagg ATATTTTTCATTCTGCGGAAGAAGAACAGTCAGCTGACGTTCCTTCATATCTATCATCATGCTACCATGATCTTTAACTGGTGGGCCGGAGTTAAATATGTAGCTGGGGGTCAGT CTTTCCTTATTGGTCTGATCAACTCCTTGGTCCACATAGTAATGTATTTGTACTATGGGCTTGCCGCTCTAGGACCACACATGAATAAGTACCTGTGGTGGAAACGATACCTTACCTCCCTGCAGCTG TTGCAGTTTTTCATAGTGACCATGCACACCACCTGCAACCTCTTTGCTGACTGCGACTTTCCTGACTCCATGAACGCGGTTGTGTTGACCTATTCTCTAAGCCTCATTGTTCTCTTCAGTAACTTTTACTACCAAAGCTACCTCACAAAGAAGACCAAAAGCATTTAG